A window of the Bacteroides thetaiotaomicron VPI-5482 genome harbors these coding sequences:
- a CDS encoding acetate--CoA ligase family protein: MITTQLLRPESIVVVGASNNVHKPGGAILKNLINGGYQGELRAVNPKETEVQGVPAFADVKELPDTDLAVLAVPAVMCPDIVETLASEKQTRAFIILSAGFGEETHEGALLEERILESVNKYGASLIGPNCIGLMNIWHHSVFSQPIPNLNSKGVDLISSSGATAVFILESAVTKGLQFNSVWSVGNAKQIGVEDVLQFMDENFDLEKDSRIKLLYIESIHNPDRLLFHASSLIRKGCKIAAIKAGSSESGSRAASSHTGAIASSDSAVEALFRKAGIVRCFSREELTTVGCIFTLPELKGKNFAIITHAGGPGVMLTDALSKGGLNVPKLEGELAEELKAQLFPGASVGNPIDILATGTPDHLRICIDYCEEKLDNIDAILAIFGTPGLVTMFEMYDVLHEKMQTCHKPIFPVLPSINTAGAEVAAFLAKGHVNFSDEVTLGTALSRIVNAPKPAVPEIELFGVDVPRIRRIIDSIPENGYIEPHYVQALLHAAGISLVDEYVSNKKEEVVDFARRCGFPVVAKVVGPVHKSDVGGVVLNIKGEQHLALEFDRMMQIPDAKAIMVQPMLKGTELFIGAKYEEKFGHVVLCGLGGIFVEVLKDVSSGLAPLSYEEAYSMIRSLRAYKIIQGTRGQKGVNEDKFAEIIVRLSTLLRFATEIKEMDINPLLATEKAVIAVDARIRIEK, from the coding sequence ATGATAACAACCCAGTTACTTCGTCCCGAGAGTATAGTTGTAGTAGGGGCTTCGAATAATGTACATAAGCCGGGTGGCGCTATATTGAAGAATCTGATAAACGGAGGTTATCAGGGAGAACTCCGGGCTGTGAACCCGAAAGAGACAGAAGTGCAGGGAGTTCCTGCCTTTGCAGATGTAAAAGAATTGCCTGATACCGATCTGGCTGTGTTGGCTGTTCCGGCTGTGATGTGTCCGGATATAGTAGAGACACTGGCAAGCGAGAAGCAGACGCGGGCGTTTATCATACTCTCTGCCGGATTTGGTGAAGAGACACACGAAGGAGCACTGCTGGAAGAACGTATACTGGAAAGTGTCAACAAATATGGTGCTTCACTGATTGGTCCGAACTGTATCGGACTGATGAATATATGGCATCATAGCGTCTTCAGCCAGCCTATTCCGAACTTGAACTCAAAAGGAGTCGATCTGATCTCCAGTTCCGGTGCTACGGCAGTCTTTATTCTTGAAAGTGCGGTGACAAAAGGATTGCAGTTCAATTCTGTTTGGTCGGTAGGAAATGCCAAGCAGATTGGTGTGGAAGATGTGCTGCAATTTATGGACGAGAACTTTGATCTGGAGAAAGATTCCCGTATCAAGCTACTCTATATTGAAAGTATTCACAACCCGGACAGATTGCTCTTCCATGCCTCTTCATTAATAAGAAAAGGCTGTAAGATTGCGGCGATAAAAGCAGGAAGTTCGGAAAGCGGAAGTCGGGCAGCTTCTTCACATACAGGAGCGATTGCCAGTTCCGATTCGGCTGTAGAGGCGCTGTTCCGTAAAGCCGGGATTGTGCGTTGCTTTTCGCGCGAAGAGCTGACTACCGTTGGTTGTATCTTCACCCTCCCCGAACTGAAAGGGAAAAACTTTGCTATTATTACTCATGCCGGAGGTCCGGGAGTAATGCTGACGGATGCTTTGAGCAAAGGCGGACTGAATGTCCCTAAGTTGGAAGGTGAACTGGCGGAAGAACTGAAAGCCCAACTCTTCCCCGGAGCTTCCGTAGGAAATCCGATTGACATCCTTGCCACCGGTACACCTGATCATTTGCGTATCTGCATCGATTATTGCGAAGAAAAATTAGATAATATAGATGCTATTCTGGCTATCTTCGGCACACCCGGACTGGTGACCATGTTTGAAATGTACGATGTTCTTCATGAAAAGATGCAGACTTGTCACAAGCCTATATTCCCTGTTCTTCCCTCCATCAATACAGCAGGAGCGGAAGTGGCGGCATTCCTTGCCAAAGGACACGTGAACTTTTCCGACGAAGTGACTTTGGGAACTGCACTGTCTCGCATTGTCAACGCCCCGAAACCGGCGGTGCCTGAGATTGAACTGTTCGGAGTCGATGTACCGAGAATCCGTCGTATCATTGATTCCATCCCGGAGAATGGATATATCGAACCTCATTATGTGCAGGCATTGCTGCACGCAGCCGGTATTTCATTGGTCGATGAATATGTTTCCAATAAAAAGGAGGAAGTCGTGGATTTTGCCCGTCGATGTGGATTCCCGGTAGTAGCCAAAGTAGTAGGTCCTGTGCATAAATCGGATGTCGGTGGTGTAGTACTGAACATTAAAGGGGAACAGCATCTGGCACTTGAATTTGACCGTATGATGCAGATTCCCGATGCAAAAGCGATCATGGTTCAACCTATGCTCAAAGGCACAGAACTTTTTATTGGTGCAAAATATGAAGAAAAGTTCGGGCACGTGGTACTCTGCGGTTTGGGCGGCATTTTTGTGGAAGTCCTGAAAGATGTATCTTCCGGCTTGGCACCCCTTTCTTATGAGGAGGCTTATTCAATGATTCGCTCCTTACGCGCCTATAAAATTATCCAGGGAACCCGTGGACAAAAGGGAGTAAACGAGGATAAATTTGCTGAAATTATCGTTCGTTTGTCTACCTTGCTCCGGTTTGCAACAGAAATCAAAGAAATGGACATAAACCCGCTCCTGGCCACTGAGAAGGCGGTTATAGCGGTGGATGCGCGTATCCGAATAGAAAAATAG